In Desulfobacter hydrogenophilus, the genomic stretch AAAGTCGTGCTTGTCCGTAAAGGGCAGGTTCTCGAGATCATCAAGGCCTTTAATGTCTTCGGGCCGGCAGCCTGCATCTTCGAGCTTTCTTTTATAATAGGGGCTGTTGTTATAGGCGTGGGACACGGTCCATTTCAGACCCTGGGCCTGAATATCTGCGATCTGTTCGCCGGTTATATTTAAAGGGATAAAACTCATGAATTCACCTTTGTTTATATAGTTGCATGCCTGACCCAAGCAGGCTTAATACATTTGTCGCCACGGCAGGTTTTGCCTGGAACGTCTCCTTGATCATGCGGGCAAGACTGTCCGGATTGAATACATGGGAGTCTTCTTTCATGGCGCTCAGGAAGAATCCCAGCATGGCTACATTTTCGCTGCGTACATTGCCGGCCGCTTCAGCCAGGGCCGTGGCATCTCCATAAAAAACCCGGTATCTGTCATCTTCAACAGGATCGGGGCTGTTCACCACGGCCAGACCGCCGGGCTTGAGAAAATAGGAATGGTGGGCAAAGCTTTCGGCTTTCAGGGCAATCAAAGCATCTGCCTTGGCAGGCCGGATGAGCGGCCCTGAAAAATCACCGATTTTAAGATAGGAAATCACATTCCCCCCCCGCTGGGCCATGCCGTGGGTTTCCGAAGTGAGTACGGGAAGATTGTCGGCCATGGCAGCGCCTGCAAGCAATTTTGTAATAAAAAGAACGCCCTGGCCGCCCAGACCTGAAATGATAATCTGCTGATTATTTGACATGATATTTACTCCTGGTTTTCAAGTACAAGTGCACCCTTGGGACAGACAAATGAACAGACAGCGCATCCGGTGCAAAGGCC encodes the following:
- a CDS encoding 2-oxoacid:acceptor oxidoreductase family protein, translated to MSNNQQIIISGLGGQGVLFITKLLAGAAMADNLPVLTSETHGMAQRGGNVISYLKIGDFSGPLIRPAKADALIALKAESFAHHSYFLKPGGLAVVNSPDPVEDDRYRVFYGDATALAEAAGNVRSENVAMLGFFLSAMKEDSHVFNPDSLARMIKETFQAKPAVATNVLSLLGSGMQLYKQR